DNA sequence from the Paraburkholderia azotifigens genome:
GCCGCGTTCGGCCGCGACGCCGAAGAACGCCGCGAACTGTATCGCGCGCATTGGGAAACGGTCGCGGCGGCGCTGGGCGGCACGCCTCAGGTCATACCGGATCGCCGGCCCGAAGATGCACCCGAATTCATGCTGCTGCCGCGGCCGCCGTTGCCCGTGCCGATGCTCGCAGTCGGATCGGGGGGACAAAGCGTCGACTGGATCGCACGGCATTCGATCGGCTGGATGACGTATCACCGGGAACCGGAAACGCAACGCTCGCGGCACAGCATGTGGCGCGCAGCCGTCGATCGGCTGCCGACACCCGTGTTTCGCGCGTTCGGCGTCGCCATGCGGCTCGATCTGAGCGACGATCCACACGAACCGGCAACGCCGCTGTCGCTCGGTTATCGCGCGGGACGGCATGCGTTGGTCGCATTGCTCGATGAGATGCGCGAGACGGGCACACACCATGTCACACTGAATCTGAATTCCGAACGACCCGTGCGCGAAGTGATGGAAGAACTGGCCGCAGAACTGTTGCCGGTCTTTCACGAATGATCGCTGCTGCGGCGTTGGACGGGACG
Encoded proteins:
- a CDS encoding TIGR03571 family LLM class oxidoreductase; translation: MTIADSTIDHRVFADGILSIGLTLPLLRTGTIVADFREQVVLATLADTLGFRALWVRDVPLNSADYPDPVGHLDPWVLLGALASHTNQIALASGAIVLTLRHPLHVAKGAGSVQTLSNGRFMLGLGSGDRPPEYAAFGRDAEERRELYRAHWETVAAALGGTPQVIPDRRPEDAPEFMLLPRPPLPVPMLAVGSGGQSVDWIARHSIGWMTYHREPETQRSRHSMWRAAVDRLPTPVFRAFGVAMRLDLSDDPHEPATPLSLGYRAGRHALVALLDEMRETGTHHVTLNLNSERPVREVMEELAAELLPVFHE